The genomic interval aaccctaaccctgttctatatacatactggaggtaacaaccctaaccctgctctatatacatactggaggtaacaaccctaaccctgttctatatacatactggaggtaacaaccctaaccctgctctatatacatactggaggtaacaaccctaaccctgctctatatacatactggaggtaacaaccctaaccctgctctatatacatactggaggtaacaaccctaaccctgttctatatacatactggaggtaacaaccctaaccctgctctatatacatactggaggtaacaaccctaaccctgctctatatacatactggaggtaacaaccctaaccctgttctatatacatactggaggtaacaaccctaaccctgttctatatacatactggaggtaacaaccctaaccctgctctatatacatactggaggtaacaaccctaaccctgctctatatacatactggagggaacaaccctaaccctgctctatatacatactggaggtaacaaccctaaccctgctctatatacatactggaggtaacaaccctaaccctgttctatatacatactggaggtaacaaccctaaccctgctctatatacatactggaggtaacaaccctaaccctgctctatatacatactggaggtaacaaccctaaccctgctctatatacatactggaggtaacaaccctaaccctgttctatatacatactggaggtaacaaccctaaccctgctctatatacatactggaggtaacaaccctaaccctgttctatatacatactggaggtaacaaccctaaccctgttctatatacatactggaggtaacaaccctaaccctgctctatatacatactggaggtaacaaccctaaccctgctctatatacatactggaggtaacaaccctaaccctgctctatatacatactggaggtaacaacactaaccctgttctatatacatactggaggtaacaaccctaaccctgttctatatacatactggaggtaacaaccctaaccctgctctatatacatactggaggtaacaaccctaaccctgctctatatacatactggaggtaacaaccctaaccctgttctatatacatactggaggtaacaaccctaaccctgttctatatacatactggaggtaacaaccctaaccctgttctatatacatactggtACTGGAGGATATGAAAGGCGTATTCCTAcccagaagtgtgtgtgtgcaagcccAATGAaatccctcttctctctgtctctcccagcccacactcctcctcagcccacacccctcctcctccccagcccaCACCCCTCCTCAGCCCACACGCCTCCTCAGCCCACACCCCTCCTCAGCCCACACTCCTCCTCAGCCCACACCCCTCCTCAGCCCACACTCCTCCTCAGCCCACACCCCTCCTCAgcccacaccctcctcctcccccagcccacacccctcctcctcccccagctgTGTATTGTGTAAGACCAGAGTAGACATGCATTAGTAATACCTGCAGACGCAGCAGTGGACTGATTACAGCTGAGACCAAtatctcacacgcacgcacgcacgcacgcacacacacacacacacacacacacacacacacacggtcaacaTGCCTGCAATACAATACACACCTGTCTGAAACAGAGCCTTCCCTTCAAGACCACAAACAGTGTAGTAACGCCTCTGGTCGCCCCCAACGCCTCTGGTCGCCCCCAACGCCTCTGGTCGCCCCCCAACGCCTCTGGTCGCCCCCCAACGCCTCTGGTCGCCCCCAACGTTTCTGGTCGCCCCCAACGCCTCTGGTCGCCCCCAACGCCTTTGGTCGCCCCCAACGCCTTTGGTCGTAACGCCTCTGGTCGCCCCCAACGCCTCTAGTTACCTAGTGTAAGACACAGTGctggtgtttctatctccaacagtgtagtaatcctggtgtttctagctccaacagtgcagtaatgctggtgtttctagttccaacagtgcagtaatgctggtgtttctatctccaacagtgtagtaatgctggtttctagctccaacagtgcagtaatgctggtgtttctgtctccaacagtgtagtaatgctggtgtttctagctccaacagtgtagtaatgctagtgtttctagctccaacagtgcagtaatgctggtgtttatctccaacagtgtagtaatgctggtgtttctagctccaacagtgtagtaatgctagtgtttctagctccaacagtgcagtaatgctggtgtttatctccaacagtgtagtaatgctggtgtttctagctccaacagtgcagtaatgctggtgtttctagctccaacagtgtagtaatgctggtgtttctagctccaacagtgcagtaatgctggtgtttctagctccaacagtgtagtaatgctggtgtttctagctccaacagtgtagtaatgctggtgtttctagctccaacagtgtagtaatgctggtgtttctagctccaacagtgcagtaatgctggtgttcctctCTCCAGAGAAAGACAACATCATCTCTGTCTTTATACTCCAGGGCCTCCTACCTTTCCTCTCTCCAGAGAAAGACACAACATCATCTCTGTCTTTATACTCCAGGGCCTCCTACCTTTCCTCTCTCCAGAGAAAGACACAACATCATCTCTGTCTTTATACTCCAGGGCCTCCTACCTTTCCTCTCTCCAGAGAAAGACACAACATCATCTCTTTCTTTATACTCCAGGGCCTCCTACCTTTCCTCTCTCCAGAGAAAGACACAACATCATCTCTGTCTTTATACTCCAGGGCCTCCTTCTCCAGAAAACTGAGTAGCTTCTCTCTGCTGTAGGGGCCGGTGGCTGCTTTCACTGTGTGGTCCTTTTGACGCATCGACGCTGGCAGCAATGcattctgggggggggggagacacagAGGGGTGGATACATGGGTTTATTGACTGATTGATCAATTGGTAATTGGTGAATTCATGTGCCATGTTTAAAAACATTAGGGCTGCATTTGGTGCCGTGTGGTGTTGAGTGGAGTTCCTATGGTTGCCTGGTTAGTGGACTCCCCTCCTTCATGCTGTGTATAAGTGAAAGACCAGAAGAATGTTTAAGATGTTCTCTACTTGAGATGTAACAACACATTGGCCTCGTCCCAATACTTCTGTTGAGGTGTATTGTGTAATATCACAAATAAGTGGCTGTTGTACCTCACACTCTGGCCCTTGGAAAGGAAAATTAACCTCACTAAGTCCTGGAAGGGTTTGACTACTCTgctcctcctctactctgctacgcctcctcctctactctgctgcacctcctcctcctctactctgctgcacctcctcctcctctactctgctgcacctcctctactctgctgcacctcttcctcctctacgcctcctcctcctctactctgctgcacctcctcctcctctacgcctcctcctcctctactctgctgcacctcctctctactctgctgcacctcttcctcctctacgcctcttcctcctctactctgctgcacctcctcctcctctacgcctcctcctcctctactctgctgcacctcctcctcctctccacgcctcctctactctgctgcacctcctcctcctctactctgctgcacctcctcctcctctactctgctgcacctcctcctcctctactctgctgcacctcctcctcctctacgcCTCCTCCCCTTCTACTCTGCTgcgcctcctcctccccctctactctgcTGCGCCTCCTCCGCTGcgcctcctcctctactctgctgcgcctcctcctcctactctgctgcgcctcctcctcctactctgctgcacctcctcctccactctgcctcctctactctgctgcgcctcctcctccccctctactctgcTGCGCCTCCACCTCCGCCTCTACTCTGCtgcacctcctcctctactctgctgcgcctcctcctctactctgctgcgcctcctcctcctcctcctcctcctctactctgcgTGCAAATCAACATAGAAAAGCTTGGCAGACTGGGAGGTTAAAAGTTGATAAGAATGAGATGTCTGTCTGGCGAACAAGGAGAAAACACAAGGacgacagaaacagagagactcctccccctcccctccataccTCTGGGTCCATCTCCTCCAGGGCAGTCTCCAGTTGTTTGAGTTCCTGCTCTGACAGGTTGTTAAGGATCTCATCCTCGTCAATCTCCTTGTACTTCTCCAGGTCTTTCTTAAACGACAATgccatgttctctctctgctaCACCAACCGCAGAccggggtgtctgtctgtgtccctctgGGTCCAAGTGTCACGCCTAGGGGCAGGTAATCTGctagagacacagagggatggagacagagatgaggcagagaggcaggcaggcagagaggcaggcagaggcaggcagagaggcaggcagacagagaggcaggcagacagagaggcaggcagacagagaggcaggcagacagagagggaggcaggcagacagcgaggcaggcagacagcgaggcaggcagcgaggcaggcagagagagagaggcaggcagagagagaggcaggcagcaaGGCAGGCAgcaaggcaggcagagagagagaggcaggcagagagagaggcaggcagagagagaggcaggcagagagagaggcaggcagagagagaggcaggcagagaggatGATAACATGTGAGTTAGTGGGATCAAAGTAGGTGAT from Oncorhynchus masou masou isolate Uvic2021 unplaced genomic scaffold, UVic_Omas_1.1 unplaced_scaffold_1462, whole genome shotgun sequence carries:
- the LOC135530932 gene encoding tropomodulin-3-like, whose protein sequence is MALSFKKDLEKYKEIDEDEILNNLSEQELKQLETALEEMDPENALLPASMRQKDHTVKAATGPYSREKLLSFLEKEALEYKDRDDVVSFSGERKGRRPWSIKKEMMLCLSLERGKVGGPGV